The DNA segment GTGTTTTTCATTTGCAAATCTGCGATTTTCACTGCAAGACTCTTCTTAGAACACTAAATCTCATCATCTCCCTCTATTTTTAATCTTCAAATCTAAAATGGAAAACACGTCAAAAActgttcctcaaaaagaaaatgCTTCTTCATCGTGGTTGGTCGGCgataaaacaccggtggagccacaacctgaggagtgcgttcccgGGGGGTGCGTTCTCACTTCTCATTTTAAGACCGACAAAGCCTCGCCGGTTCCAGGTCGatgcgagccagtatcgaggtatatgtgctcAATAACTGAGGGATACCTTAAACATGTAtggaaagattgcaactgggagaacaaagaagtgataatcccagctcccgaagaagatattactacttatgtgaaagggtttttaagtgtttacacttaccctttcacgttgggccccTTCGACCCCGTTGTCATCGATTTTTCcgccaataccaaataaccctaggccaaatcttccttctttttggcggatcgttattctgATCCACTTCTTCGTGAacaaagtcgaggggatgcctttcaccctcgaccacctcatcaggttgTATAGCCCCCTCCTTTATTGACGTGGGTTAATAAACTCCAGCGCCAGGCTACCAAagtgttgttctcgagcatagacgaggacaaggaccaAGGATGGATGGGCTGGTTCGTTTGAGTGAagacttccgacctaatcccgGCCGAGAAGATGACATTTCCCGAgcaatggaacatgaagcgtaagtacaatCCCCCAGTTAGCTCTTATTAATTGTTTTTCTCCTTTGCTTCTTCTCATCGTTATCCTTTTCCGTGATGTAGCGATcgcttggatgcccggtgcaatTCCCAACCTCAAGAGCTGGGTTCGGGACCTAGCTTCGACCTCTACgtatgccgagcgctcatggcgcgatcTATCAAAGGGCCGATAGGAggccaaaactcatggtaagcccATTTTCTGCgtttttgataattttgcttgAAGTATCTCTCACTTAATTTCCTTTCATATAAGCCTTGGCAAAGATGATGTCATGAGGCACTTATCTGGTGAGGGGGAGACTTCGATCCTGGCACCGAAACTGGCGAAGGACAGAAAGAGGAAAATAATATCAACCCCCAAGGACCCAAACCTAAGAAGAGGACAgctcgtaagccgaggaagaacaTCATCCTCCTGACCGAAGACTCCGTtcggcgtctaagggatgaagacaaAGGAGAGGAAGAAGACAATTCCGGGCTGGTAGCCCGAGTGAGAATGAGCACCGAGGACCCAAAGGCCACTGAATCGATGAAGGCTGCAGAGATTCCATCTCGAGATGAAGGAGTCTCAGAAACATAATCGGGCGAAGTCCTCGAGCCGTAGAGGATCGAGGATGACTCCCACCATAATGAGCCTACGGCGGGTACGACTGTGGAGGCTGATCTCGAGGCTCGCTGAGATGGAGAGATCGCCCCAAGTGATCCACTTGGGGTAATGGAAATTGGAGGCTCCCCGCTGCTACCCTCGTTTTCTGAGGAGATGATTCAAGAGGCTCGGGTCTTGAAGACCCTCTCCATCGAAGGAGTCTCCCTTCCGTGATTACTTTACTACGGTTGAAGATGCTACTGGCCTAAGCAATTTGGAGGTCTCGAGGAAGGACTTGGGTGAGGCATCGAGCCCTTGTAACAAAGTGCAacaagctctgaatcgggtaagccttTACTCCTCTTGTTGGTATTACCCTTGTGTTTGTTTTTTTCTCCCTGTCTaactccttttcttctttttgcgtATGCCTCAGCGTTTAATCGGGAAGCATTTTCTCGATCTCGAGCTGAGCTTAGTCGGTATGAGGCCGACCTTCGAGGGCTCAAAGAGGAGAGGAATGCCCTTAAACTTCTCTGTGGGTAAAGAGAAGAggagatcaaggacctccgagccgagttggccaaggctcaccaagactagaccgacctgaccgagcaggtaatgaaaatattaaaaactCATAGGCTCGATTCAGGAACggtggctaacatttcaatcACACAGATGTAGCAGAAGATCGAGATGATCGGGCAGCTCTGTGAGGAGGTCGATATGATAAAGGAGGAGACCTTGTgttggaaagaaggtatggatcgcttcgctgcagaaaaagagactgctttATCCAAATTGTCATCGGTCGAAAGTCAGCTTCGAGGTGTGAAGGAAAAAAGCTCAATTCAGGCGAAGAtgatagaggagctcgaggctcggttggcttccgaacttgcaAAGGCCAAGTCTGAAGCTGCAAAGGCAATGGCCAAGGTAGAGGCGATTGTGGCTGTCTACCGGGCtgatgctgaagccgctcaagtaCAAGCGAGAAAGACAGCCGGGACTGCTCAATCTCGGGCATATTGGATTGCTAAACTTGCCAAATGCCAATcttggagggaaaccctcgaggagatccacacTCGGGGTTTCGATCTTGCCGACGAGATAAAAAAGGCTAGAGAGCATGAAACCGAAGTTGCAGCGATGACGACGATGATGACGAGAAAAAAGCAAGTCCGAGAGCGGGGAGGACTTCGATGGAGGATAAACTGCCCCCGGAGAAAATCAGGAACCTTAGGATTTTTTATTTTCGATCTTTTATGTAGGGTCCTGATCGGACCATGTAAATATcttcatatatataaagatctttttccttttctgacTTGCCTTTATTTCATTCTgtgccttgtgaaaattttgtttcattcatgccttatgaaaattttgttcataagttcgaggctttagGCAATTCGATCGAAGTTGGATTAGTCAAGTGAGTACTTGCATGAACTCGGAGTAGGGTGACCCTTAGGGtttaattgagtgaggatgatttctcgaactcaaaaagagatagcccttgggcttcgTAGTCAAGTGAGAataatttctcgaactcgaattaatggcagcccttgggctcgatagataatccccgagtgagaatgattactcgaactcgagttagggtatcccttaggctttatagtcgagtgagaatttgctcaaactcgaagtaagaatagcccttaggcttagtgatCGATCTCGTTGGTTTTTcggttggcagtccccgatttatggggtaatagtcagcccttaagcctgtttgcataGTAGATCACGAAATAGAGGAATATTTCTAGGATATAAGATATCgataaagaagaaatttctctttataagtcattatacatgtgttcatgttttgtgccagggctcgggCATGactcgtttgaccatttggcccttaaaATCTTTCCTATCGAGACCTTGTTGCCATGAAGTAACAAAGTAACTTTCTTGCACCGAACTTGATGGACATCGTCGTTAATatattcgagggtaatgccccccagtattcgaggttgattgtaaggaggtctcggatactgttgaattgttccaagttagcacgatcaatggttgcctcattaaaaaccttgccaaaaaatcTATTTGGGAGAAAATCGGTctataagggaaaaagagtgcaatgtgtgctttcaggcctaaaggtCCCGAGTCGAATAATCCATCCATGTTTCTGGTCGATCACCTGCGAGGGTTAATTTCAAAATACAAATGAACATGGGATGGTCGTACCTAAGCaatagtatcgttttaggtgtgatacgttccaattgctcggtagttgtttgccgtttatcacGCCGAGCTTGTGGAACCCCTTTATGacgatttcgagaacctgatatggcCCTTTCCAATTCGGCCCAATTTCacttcattcggatttcgggtgttgagggtgacttttctcagtaccaagtccccgattttgaaatattgaagattggttcttcgattgtagtatctttcgatccgctatttttgggcaGCCAATCGGACGAGAGAGGCCTCTCGTCTTTCGTCCAATAATTCCAGGCTCATGTTCATAGTCTCGTTATtcgattcctttgttgcatatcgaaacctgatgctaggttctccaaCCTCGACCGAGATCAAAATTTCAGCGCCATAGACTAACGAGAATGGCATTTctccggtactggatttcgatgttgtgcgatatgcccataggacctcgggcagtatttctctccattttcatTTGGCgccggtcaatctcttcttaaaattctggatgatggttttgttggtcgattcggcttatCCATTTTCGCTGGGATGGTACGGTGTtgataggattcttttgatcttatgatcctcgagaaatttagttactttgctgccaatgaattattttccattttcacatacaatctcggttggcaccccgaatcgacatatgatgtggtcccaaatgaattctatcacttctttttctctgactttctcgaaagcatgtgcttcaaccaatttagaaaaataatcagtcattaACAAGATAAATTGAGCTTTACCTGGGCCGATGGGAGAGGGCCGACAATgttcatcccccatttcatgaaaggccatggagatAGGGTCGAATGTAGtagctccccgggttgatgaatcatgggcgcatgtctttggcatttgtcgcattttcgaacgaactcctttgcatctttgctCATATTGGTCCAATAATACCTTGCTCTGATCGCTTTCAAAACCAGCAAATCGGCACCAgaatggtttccacaagtgcccttgTGAATTTCCCATAgtatgtaatcggtatctcctagTCCCagacatattgccaatggtccatcgaaagTCCTTCTGAATAGCTGACCCCGTTTTGTGcgtgacttcttggggtggactgGACTCGAGTTTggtcggtgcctgggtttggctctgcaattgggctattgctacttgttgagcttgcaacatttcaaaaatcatacgcaagcggATTCCGTTTTCCTCAGCGTTTTGGGTAGTTCGAGCTACAaatcgagttccaccatgaatgttTTTTTCAGCGTCGGAGCGTTGGTTTGCCTCGATGGCCGCATGTGAATTAACGTCTATTGGTTCTTCGACCCGAGCTCCAACGGGATCGACGAGTGGCCTTCCACCCCCGGGGgttaagttgttgttctcatcttgaaggccaacttcgttgtcgataggtagggccattagTCGAGAATTCGTCGTTTTCAACCTGAAATTCAAAGACACTTCCAAGAGAAAGTGTAAAATAGTATGTTTTATAGAGATTTataccaaataaccactattattcttatccccacgatgggcgccaaactgtttacccgaaaaacggatagagttgaatttatatgtagttctaaggatatgtggtatatcTTGGTACAAAACggaaaagtaagtagaaatatatcgaatattgactgtataaaggaatgaaatacaaaccaaattgaataGAGAATGATTTATAAACAAGCAAGATGAATCGATGTCCTAGCTCAAAAAGGATAATCTCAACTATGTCAATGTAATAATCCTATAGATGTATCAATGTTTTCTCTGGATGTTCATGTGTGTCTGCCTTATAGAAAATAATACCCACTCTTCATATAGTGAAAGAATCCTACTTTTGATATagtaaaaaatacatagtggggatctcATGATAGATTAGTTGATaagcttttccttattttccaTCGAGATTCTCTCCCTGGTGTGGCTACAATGACTCTTTGTCTCttagctcgatcttgatcggtcttgTTATCGGTCGATCTCCcgatctcgagctcgatattgactcgagctcggtattggttGGTCTCTGGTTCTTGAGTTCGGTAAAACTGCTTCATGTCATAGCTCGATATTGACTTGATGCTCGGTATTGAATCGAACTCTGTGTCTTGAGCCCGATAACCTGGCTTTACCTCTGATCTCGAAGTTACAATGATGACCCTCGGTTCATCATGTTCCAATCCCGACTATCCACACGAAGGGCAACTCGGATTTGACCATATACAATTCTATTCTTTTAGCTTTTTGAGATGCAAATTTATTAATTATCTTTTTATAATCGATTTTCTCTAATAGTTTCTTTTCAATTGATAATAGCCGACTcatttaatctttcttgagaTATTGTTGATCTCATATAAGAGTTTATATAGCAATAGAAGTATAGAACTATTGTAAGATTAAAAATATTGTTGAACACTTGAACTAATCAAATCTAAAAAGAAGAAGATGGGTAATGAAATCTTGGAGAAAGAAGGTGAGTAAGAATATTAAAAAGAAAGATATAAAATATGtaggggtttctgaaatatgaagAGATTGGCGAAAAGAAAGATTGACTTGGGCAAATTAAGAAAGGGAGAGTAAAAATTTGGCACGTTACCTACAtgggcggatttagggggcggAAGAGTGCTCACCCGaacccccttcgccgaaaaattttattatatatataaggcaaaatttatttttttacctctatatattatgttttgattCCCGTTGACACGTTTCAAAAGCatagtttagtggtcaagggggttcaaaaccttTATAAGGTAATGTTCTATTCCCACTAGCTACAACatttctaacttttttttttttgaattcccTTGACACGTTCCAAAAGCGTAGattagtggtcaagggggttcaaaaccttTATAAGGTAATGTTCTATTCCCACTAGCTACAATATTtctaaccttttttttttaatcctcTTGGCAGTAATCCTGCCTTCGTCACTAGTTACCTAATGAAGGaataaaaagtgaaaaattaaagcGTTAGGGAAAACTATTCATCTATCCATTTTTAAATAAGTTaaattattacattatttatatATCTAAAGAGCTTTCTTTCCATTAATattaaaaactttatttttatattaaaaatactaaatattattttttaaatacctataaaacatataatcaatttttaaaaataggttCCGAAATTTGGGTACCTAAGCCACAAGCCTTACTACTGAAAACATTAAAGCCGGCACTGTACTCATGTATGTTCTTATGATTGCAGTCGCTTCTGCAAAGAAGCATACACCAATTCCCTACATCTAAAGGTTAGTGAGATGAAACGGTAAGTACTACGTTATAGTTTACTCTTAACGAGTGATCTTGGGTTCCAACCTTGGGAAAAAGTCGCAATCGGCTGGAGCGTTTCActcttaaaataattttttggtaCGAATTCGAATTAATGCATTCATACTCATATCAAAGCAAGCTAATTATATGGTACCACGTGCCATCTTCTAACTAGAAATCCTAAACAAATTCAAAATCTTTTCTCTAGTTGATCAATGCTTtcttgaaaaaaaatagtttggtTTACTAAATTCTCGCTATGCGCGGGTTCAGAAAAGGATCGGatcacaagggtctatcgtacgcagtTTTACCCTGCATTTCTTTAAGAGACTATTTTCACGGTTCGAATCCGTTAACTCTTGATAAAATGACagcaactttaccaattacgTCAAGGCTCCCTTCCCattttgagaaaaagaaaagagtataataagttcCAAGCAAGCTAATTATATGGTACATTTCCTCAACATGAGCATCACACTAATCACCAGTACTGAGCGTTTTTTGCAGCTCAGATAGCACAAAGTACATAATGTTAAACTAAAGTCGAAAGTCCTAACACGACCTTATAGAGACTTACAAAATTATTTAACCggaaatcttcttttttttttttttgggcaatACAGTGTATAAAGTATCTTGCGTTCGATCAGGAGGGCCGCTCCTCAAGGTGTGTAATGTAGACAACCTACTGATTCTacgactcgaacccgtgaccGTCACATTGAAACAACTTTATCGTTGCTCCAAGGCATGGATATCATGGTCGGATAAACCTTCTTTGGTTCCCCACCGGCAACAAGTTGTAAAGAAGCACTTAGAAAAAGGACTGAAAAGAGTACTAGAAGTTGAAGAAATTTTCTTGAAGATGATTTAATAAAAAGCTGGAGTAGTAGCCATAGTTTGCAGGCAATTAGGAGTAGTAATGGTTTTGTTGTAAGTTGTAGTATTGATGAATTGGCCATAAAAATCATCCAAATTCCATAATCCATCCCACATAATATCTTCATTAGAGGAAGGCTCAGGCACTGATACTGAAGAGCAACTATTGAGCATAGAGTAGAAGAAGCCAACTTGATTTTGTTGATCAACTGTTCTTGGGTACAAAATTGTCATTTCTTGTTTTGCTTGAGGCATAGTTGGGACTTTATTCTCATTCGGATCGAATAACGACATCACTTTTTTTATATCGATTTGATtgttgatttgttgttgttgttgcagctGTTGCTGTTGTAGGAAGTGTTGTTTTTTCCAGAGACGAGCTCTTGATTTTTCAGAGTTAGCGCACGAGTTCTTGGTCTTTTTCTTAAAATGTGTCCTCCAATAGTTCTTGATCTCGTTATCAGTTCTCCCTGGCAAGCTTCGAGCAATAGTTGACCATCTGTATTAAGTTTAATGAAGATTATTTTGTCAAATACTAAGCTTAATTAATATGATAAAAAAGAATTTTCAGGattaattaagcaattaatcacctGTTGCCCCATTTAGCATGAAGCTCAAGAATGATCCTCTCTTCGTGTGGGGTTATTTGCCCCCTCTTTAGGTCTGGCCTCAAGTAATTTACCCATCTCAACCTACaactttttccatttcttttcaaCCCTACAAAAATCAAATaaccaaaaataataaaaccacttaatcaaaagaaataacactgtTATTTTGCTTCGATTCTCCAAAAATATTTCTTCGCCCGTATCCGATTCTCAAAAAATGCATGTTTCCTAGTAGTTGGTTTTTTTGTTTAGTTTAACCATCCGATATTCCGAACTCACCAACCCAATTAATTCAGATTCGTGCAGTAGAAGTAGTTGTCAATTTGGTAGAAAAAGGAGTTACCTGTAAGCCTAGCAACAGAATTCCACCTGCCTTCACCATGCGACTTGACATATTCAATGAGCAATTTGTCCTCTTCAGCAGTCCAAGGGCCTTTTCTCCAACCTTCTTCTAATATTCCCCAATTTCCCATTTGCTCACTACTCATTATTTCACAaagcatttatatatatatatatatatatatatatatatatatatatatatatatatatatatatatatagtaagatgtatattaGTATTTTTAGGTAAGCTTCTGCTGCTTTGTGCTGAAAAATTATGTGACATAATCTGCAAGTGTTTGTTGGGTATTTATATATGCAGCCAAAGCTAGGACCCCAATATTCTCACTTCTTTCCATCAGTCAATTCTTATGTCACTATCCTTTCTTCTTTCAAGCTAGACTAGATATGATCTGTATCATACAATTAACTCCTTAAATTACCAAATTGTCCTCGTCtatctttctttttaaaaaaatattatatttcttGAAGAATAATATATTGGGGAAAGGATGATAGATCTAGTGAGAAATGAGAATCGAACCTTACACATTTAGCATACAAATTAACAACTAATATATatcatatttaatgaattttttatgCATATTGTACTAGTAAAATTATTGATTTTGCTGGAGAAAACATCATATTACGCGGTGATGCAGCTAGATGGTGATACGGTTAGAAATGATATCACAATAGCTAGGTGTTTAGTCTTTATAATGAGTTAATTAACGGCTTTTAGAAAAAACATACTTGTATTCATGATGTTACAAAGACATGTAACATTTAGTGTCGCGTTAGAACGTCTGTGTAAATCGAGGTGGAATCTAATGTTTTCACATTATATTgtaatatatgatttgttttgatctATGATTAATAAGTaataagaaggaaaataaaacaatttaattttcagacttgtcaaaaaagttttcttttcttttatacttATGAAGATGAGAAGAATTTGAAAATCGaatgaaaggaaataaaaaataaaaagaaagaacaaaagaatgGTAAAGCCAATGCCCAAAAGACAATATCCAAAAGGGTACTTGAAAGTAAAAAAGAAGATTGCCAAGGGATTGGGTGACATGTTCGCATCTTGATCAAATCACATAAGTATATTTAGTTAATGTTAAATCACAAAAAAGTGAgcccacacacacaaaaaaaattaaaaaagaacaGTAAGTTTCATAGACAAAGGACACGTATAACATAGGTTAATGCATTTGGACAATTAGACACTCAAAAAGTCTTAAAGAAGAAATTTTcttgttatttctttatttaattagtcGTTAATCAATAAATTAATTAGGTGGATAATTCTTTAATCTTGAAAGCCACAGGCAAACCTATAAGAAAGAAACAGGTGTTGGATTTGCTTACTTCTTAAGGAGATGGATTCACGGTAATAACCATCTCTATGTTTAATTATAGTTTATTGGATTCCATTTTGGGAATTAGGGTCCATTAAAATACAAttgtttttgtaaaaatatcAGGCTAAGATGTCCTTAATACGTCATTAGGGAACAGGTGGTGTTGTTAGTGATGATTTTGCCAGTCCACATTATAAGGTTATTCTTGATATGCACACTGATATTTATAGATTTTGATTTTATTACACGATAGTACGGAGTAATAATTTTGTGGATCAATTATAGTTAATAGCATCatgatataaaaaatatagaCTAGAATAATCGGCGCTTTTTCTTTTGTCGTCCTCAAACGttaacgacaacaacaacaataacaaactcaGTAGAGTCTTACAAGTGATGTGTACGGGAAGGATATTATATACGcagaccttgtcactactcttaGAAGTGAGAGATGTTGTTTCCGATACGCAGAATAAATgtgaagaaaattaaaaaaaaaagaagaaggtgaAGGTAAAAAATCAAGGattaaaaaaagaaggaaaaatgtaTGGCATTGAAAAATAATTCACAAATTATGCAGTTTACATTAATCCTCAATGAAAGATTTTGCAGTAAAATTTACGTTAAGGGCAAGTCCAAATCAGTACTCTTTTAAGGTGACGAGCAAGAGTCGAAGCAAGGTTAAACTAGAGTCTGTATCTTTGTATTACTTTTTCTCAAacttaaatacaatattaattgGCTTGCaatttcataataaatattttcctATGTTAACGTAATTATAAGAACTAATAATATTGACGGATTATTGTTATTCTATTTCCACTCCGAAATATTCTAACTTTTCCACATAAAATTGTCCTTGTTATTGAAATCCAACTTAGTTAGTGGGCATCCTTAAATGATTAAATACGAAGCAAGTAAATAATGCTTTAAATTGGAAACTATCTTAAATCCTAGCATGAGATCATGATCAGTTTCCCAATTGAAGTTTATAAAAATCTATTTCCCCCCTTTTTTCTCTTTGTGAAATacctaaaataaaaaatagaaaatcttAGTAATATCTTCTTTAAATTGCTCCAAATTTGCACCATTATCTTTTTACTTTCTATATTTGGCTGAAAAGTTGCTCCAAACCCCTCATTCTCACAGTCACATTAAGAGCATTTTTAAGGCTCAATTATTTAGGAGGTAAACCTCGAACGAACCCTAAATTCTGAAGTTGgtaggtttttaaaaaaaaataatttttaatattgaTTTCATATTCTCTCTTCATACAAGAAGACAACTTGAAACACGTGCTATGCGTCTATTCATCGTTTAGATTTCGTATTTGTTTAGGTTTTGGAAACTAGTTTTTGAATAATAAAAAATTCAGATCTTTTGTTTTTTGCAACAAATTTGGTTTTCTCaaaatccaacataaatgtattaatttttttttaaaactg comes from the Nicotiana tabacum cultivar K326 chromosome 14, ASM71507v2, whole genome shotgun sequence genome and includes:
- the LOC107806848 gene encoding uncharacterized protein LOC107806848, yielding MLCEIMSSEQMGNWGILEEGWRKGPWTAEEDKLLIEYVKSHGEGRWNSVARLTGLKRNGKSCRLRWVNYLRPDLKRGQITPHEERIILELHAKWGNRWSTIARSLPGRTDNEIKNYWRTHFKKKTKNSCANSEKSRARLWKKQHFLQQQQLQQQQQINNQIDIKKVMSLFDPNENKVPTMPQAKQEMTILYPRTVDQQNQVGFFYSMLNSCSSVSVPEPSSNEDIMWDGLWNLDDFYGQFINTTTYNKTITTPNCLQTMATTPAFY